Proteins encoded in a region of the Quercus lobata isolate SW786 chromosome 8, ValleyOak3.0 Primary Assembly, whole genome shotgun sequence genome:
- the LOC115958083 gene encoding sodium/calcium exchanger NCL-like, translating to MEKKLVCFFLAIFFVTLARSSQGRPIASNYSTTFNLVSDGVQTLQQPNLLHLNRLFSSDTCTETYGFLPCTTTVLGNVFLILVYSYFMFLGAKLLSNGSEILLEILGPGIIGGLFLPVLSSLPDATIILASGLSGSTATAQSQVSVGMGLLAGSTVMLLTILWSTCLVVGKCDLENSVAVDQKDTKGFSLTGSGVSTDIWTSYAARIMIISLIPFILVQIPEVFQATSQSRLAIMISLIVSICLLLAYSLYQIFQPWIQKRRLAYAKHKHVISGILRNLKMLTLGKLFKEDGKPNTDVIERLFRTIDQNSDGKLSAAELRALVVGIQFEEIDLDIEVAVAQVMEDFDKSHDSQVDVDEFVTGISRWLNRARHFAKSGKGQDDLSIRLLSNFQQQTKKEQYLFGDQNDEVVETIENAKWHAYKAVFMLLLGTIIAAVTADPLVDAVDNFSTATSIPSFFVSFVILPFASSSEVVSTLIFASKKKSRMASLTYSEIYGSVTMSNILSLAVFLGLVYFRDLTWDFSSEVLVIIIVCIVMGIIASFRTTFPLWISLVAYALYPLSLLLVYILNYVVGWS from the exons ATGGAAAAGAAACTTGTATGTTTTTTCCTAGCCATCTTCTTTGTTACACTAGCTAGGTCCAGCCAGGGTCGACCTATTGCAAGTAACTACTCTACTACCTTCAATTTGGTCTCCGATGGAGTCCAAACTCTTCAGCAACCAAATCTACTTCATCTCAACCGCTTGTTTTCATCGGATACGTGCACGGAGACGTATGGATTTCTGCCATGCACCACCACTGTTCTAGGAAatgtttttctcattcttgtCTATAGTTACTTCATGTTCTTGGGGGCCAAGTTGTTGTCAAATGGAAGTGAGATTTTGCTTGAAATTCTTGGACCTGGGATCATTGGTGGGCTCTTCTTGCCTGTTCTGAGCTCTCTTCCTGATGCAACAATTATCCTTG CATCTGGACTATCTGGGAGCACAGCAACTGCTCAAAGTCAGGTCTCGGTTGGAATGGGCTTGCTAGCTGGATCGACTGTAATGCTTTTGACAATTTTGTGGAGCACCTGTCTAGTAGTGGGCAAGTGTGACCTTGAGAATTCAGTTGCAGTAGATCAGAAAGATACAAAAGGATTTAGCTTAACTG GATCTGGAGTGAGCACTGATATCTGGACTAGCTATGCTGCTAGAATCATGATTATATCTCTTATCCCATTCATACTAGTTCAAATACCAGAAGTTTTTCAAGCAACTTCTCAAAGTCGCTTAGCCATTATGATTTCGCTTATTGTCTCCATTTGTTTATTGCTTGCTTACAGCCTTTATCAG ATTTTTCAGCCTTGGATTCAGAAGAGAAGACTTGCCTATGCAAAGCATAAGCATGTAATATCAGGAATTCTGAGAAATCTAAAAATGCTTACACTAGGAAAACTTTTTAAGGAAGATGGTAAACCAAATACAGATGTCATAGAAAG GTTGTTTAGAACAATTGATCAGAATTCAGACGGAAAGCTATCAGCAGCGGAGTTGAGAGCTCTGGTAGTAGGAATTCAGTTTGAGGAGATAGATTTAGATATTGAAGTTGCAGTTGCACAAGTGATGGAAGATTTTGATAAATCTCATGATTCACAAGTTGATGTGGATGAATTTGTCACCGGAATTTCAAGATGGCTTAACCGGGCCAGGCACTTTGCAAAAAGTGGCAAAGGCCAAGATGACCTATCTATAAGacttcttagcaattttcaacAG caaacaaagaaagaacaaTATCTGTTCGGAGATCAGAACGATGAGGTTGTGGAGACAATTGAAAATGCAAAGTGGCATGCCTACAAAGCAGTTTTCATGTTGCTTTTGGGAACCATAATTGCTGCGGTTACTGCAGATCCCCTAGTGGATGCTGTTGACAACTTCTCAACTGCAACAAGCATTCCTTCCTTCTTCGTCTCATTTGTCATTCTACCTTTTGCTAGCTCCAGTGAGGTAGTATCAACTCTTATTTTTGCAAGCAAGAAAAAGTCAAGAATGGCATCCTTGACGTATTCAGAG ATATATGGTTCAGTGACCATGAGTAACATCCTTTCACTTGCAGTCTTCTTGGGTCTTGTTTACTTCCGCGACTTGACATGGGACTTCTCATCTGAGGTGCTAGTTATAATAATTGTTTGCATAGTGATGGGTATCATTGCCAGTTTCCGCACCACCTTCCCTCTTTGGATATCCCTGGTGGCCTATGCGCTTTATCCACTTTCCTTGTTGCTGGTGTATATTCTTAACTATGTTGTTGGATGGTCATAG